The following are encoded together in the Gammaproteobacteria bacterium genome:
- a CDS encoding ATP-binding cassette domain-containing protein, giving the protein MKALVVADHVDKEVATAGGGLGILKGISLEINPGEAVAIVGASGSGKSTLLGLLAGLDLPSAGTIHVDGVEITALDEDARAALRGRMVGFVFQSFQLLPGLSAMENVMLPLEIRGDHDAAARAREFLDKVGLAERLGHYPRQLSGGEQQRVAIARAFASAPRLLFADEPTGNLDAATGARIIDLILALRAEQGATLVLVTHDERLASRCDRRLALAAGRLLAPGSSGEATW; this is encoded by the coding sequence ATGAAAGCACTGGTGGTTGCGGACCATGTGGACAAGGAAGTTGCCACCGCCGGGGGTGGGCTGGGCATCTTGAAAGGGATCAGCCTGGAAATCAACCCGGGAGAGGCGGTGGCCATTGTCGGCGCCTCGGGCTCGGGCAAGTCCACCCTGCTCGGCCTGCTCGCCGGGCTCGATCTGCCGAGTGCCGGCACGATCCATGTCGACGGGGTCGAGATCACGGCGCTCGATGAGGATGCGCGCGCCGCATTGCGTGGACGCATGGTTGGTTTCGTGTTCCAGTCGTTCCAGCTGCTGCCGGGGCTGAGTGCCATGGAGAACGTGATGCTGCCGCTGGAAATACGCGGCGATCACGATGCGGCGGCGCGCGCGCGCGAATTTCTCGACAAGGTCGGGCTCGCCGAGCGCCTCGGGCATTACCCGCGCCAGCTCTCGGGAGGAGAACAGCAGCGGGTGGCGATTGCGCGGGCGTTCGCTTCGGCGCCGCGCCTGCTGTTTGCCGACGAGCCGACCGGAAACCTCGACGCCGCGACTGGCGCACGCATCATCGACCTGATTCTTGCGTTGCGTGCGGAGCAGGGCGCCACCCTGGTTCTGGTCACCCATGATGAACGGCTGGCCTCGCGTTGCGATCGTCGTCTTGCGCTCGCGGCCGGTCGCCTGCTGGCGCCGGGATCATCGGGCGAGGCCACCTGGTGA
- a CDS encoding FtsX-like permease family protein encodes MRLALRLFWRDWRSGELGVLLLAVVLAVAIVTTLGLFVDRMQRAVEIRSATFLAGDLVLRATREVPEEWLGLARAEGLRTAQVLRFASMVFAGDNMKLASVKAVSSNYPLLGRVTISDATGAPPREVSHGPPPGEIWADARLLPALGLTVGHRLGLGTTELVLAAVLHQEPDGGGSLVALGPRVTMNIADIPASGVIQPGSRVQYSYLFAGEPAALARWRARIEPLITEGQKFISVEEGQPQVARSIERARSFLLLAGSLGVVLAGVALAMATRRYTERHADYVAILKTLGASAAMIRSLYAGNLALLAMLGILLGWALGWLVQALAFMAVREIFALDVPGSVGMKSLWLGVGTGALCLLGLATPPLLRMAGSSPLRVLRRDAQDSGAGRGVYASGLLAFALLLYWYSGDLQLSLLVLGCLLLASLVVGGLSYGLLRRARLPGVQAQSALRLAFAALQRHAALNAVQILVFSLCLMLLLIMVLVRTALLDEWQRELPPRTPNHFLVNIAPYQVEGLKAFLSEHGLVHAGLYPMVPGRVLTINGAPARVLDGEELNIDREFNLTWSDTLPEDNRLVQGRWWGRDGRDEVSAEQGVARALGLKLGDRIGIQIGADRFEATLSSIRQLDWDSMRPNFFLMFPRQVLQQRAGMWLTSFYLEPGRKELLNELVREYPTISVLEMDALLAQLRGIIRQLSLAVEFVLLLLFVSGALVMIASVQAGLDGRFQESAILRALGAGRRLVLGSLIIEFALLGLFAGLLATMGAELAGWYIQTRIMDMDFRLHPLLWLSGPVCGATVAALLGLMSCRRVVNTPPITVLRDLG; translated from the coding sequence GTGAGGCTGGCCTTGAGGCTGTTCTGGCGCGACTGGCGCAGTGGCGAGCTCGGGGTGCTGCTGCTCGCGGTGGTGCTGGCGGTTGCCATCGTCACTACCCTGGGGTTGTTCGTCGACCGGATGCAGCGCGCGGTCGAGATCCGCAGTGCCACCTTCCTGGCCGGTGACCTGGTGCTGCGCGCCACGCGCGAGGTCCCGGAGGAATGGCTCGGGCTCGCCCGCGCCGAAGGTTTGCGCACCGCGCAGGTGTTGCGCTTTGCGTCGATGGTGTTCGCCGGTGACAACATGAAGCTCGCTTCCGTGAAAGCGGTCAGCAGCAACTATCCATTGCTGGGACGGGTGACCATCAGCGATGCCACGGGCGCGCCGCCGCGCGAGGTATCCCACGGACCGCCACCCGGCGAGATCTGGGCCGATGCGCGCTTGCTGCCGGCACTCGGCCTAACGGTCGGTCACCGGCTCGGGCTCGGCACCACCGAGCTGGTGCTTGCCGCGGTCCTGCACCAGGAGCCCGATGGCGGAGGCAGCCTTGTCGCGCTCGGGCCGCGAGTCACGATGAATATCGCGGACATTCCCGCCAGTGGCGTGATCCAGCCGGGGAGCCGGGTGCAGTATTCCTACCTGTTCGCGGGCGAGCCCGCGGCGCTGGCGCGCTGGCGGGCGCGGATCGAGCCGCTGATCACGGAAGGCCAGAAATTCATCAGTGTCGAGGAGGGACAGCCGCAGGTGGCGCGCTCGATCGAGCGCGCCCGCTCGTTTCTGCTGCTGGCAGGTTCGCTGGGGGTGGTGCTGGCGGGGGTAGCGCTGGCCATGGCGACGCGCCGTTATACCGAACGCCATGCCGATTACGTGGCGATCCTGAAGACGCTGGGAGCCAGCGCCGCGATGATCCGCTCGCTGTACGCGGGAAATCTCGCATTGCTTGCGATGCTCGGCATCCTGCTTGGATGGGCGCTCGGCTGGCTGGTGCAGGCATTGGCTTTCATGGCCGTGCGCGAAATTTTCGCACTGGACGTACCAGGTTCTGTGGGCATGAAGTCGCTGTGGCTCGGTGTCGGAACCGGTGCGCTGTGCCTGCTCGGGTTGGCGACGCCGCCGCTGCTGCGCATGGCCGGATCCTCGCCACTGCGGGTGCTGCGCCGCGATGCGCAGGATTCCGGCGCGGGGCGCGGTGTCTATGCGAGTGGCCTGCTCGCGTTCGCGCTGCTGCTCTACTGGTACAGCGGCGACCTGCAACTGAGCCTGCTGGTGCTGGGCTGCCTGCTGCTGGCGAGCCTCGTGGTGGGCGGTCTCAGTTATGGCTTGCTGCGGCGTGCGCGCTTGCCGGGCGTGCAGGCCCAGAGCGCATTGCGTCTGGCATTTGCCGCGCTGCAGCGACACGCCGCGCTCAATGCCGTGCAGATACTGGTTTTCTCGCTGTGCCTGATGCTGTTGCTGATCATGGTGCTGGTGCGCACAGCGCTGCTCGATGAGTGGCAGCGCGAACTGCCGCCACGCACCCCCAACCATTTCCTGGTCAACATCGCGCCTTACCAGGTCGAGGGATTGAAGGCATTCCTGAGCGAACATGGCCTGGTGCATGCGGGACTGTATCCGATGGTTCCCGGGCGGGTGCTGACCATCAACGGCGCACCGGCGCGGGTCCTCGACGGAGAGGAACTCAATATCGATCGCGAATTCAATCTCACCTGGTCCGACACGCTACCCGAGGACAATCGTCTCGTGCAGGGGCGTTGGTGGGGCCGCGATGGACGCGATGAGGTTTCGGCGGAGCAGGGCGTTGCGCGTGCACTGGGGCTCAAGCTCGGGGATCGCATCGGGATACAGATCGGTGCGGATCGATTCGAGGCCACGTTGAGCAGCATTCGCCAGCTCGACTGGGACAGCATGCGGCCGAACTTCTTCCTGATGTTCCCGCGCCAGGTGCTGCAACAGCGCGCCGGCATGTGGCTCACCAGTTTCTATCTCGAGCCCGGGCGCAAGGAACTGCTGAACGAGCTGGTGCGCGAGTATCCGACCATCTCGGTGCTCGAGATGGATGCGCTGCTCGCGCAACTGCGCGGCATCATCAGGCAGTTGTCGCTGGCGGTGGAGTTCGTGTTGCTGCTGCTGTTCGTGTCCGGCGCGCTGGTGATGATAGCCAGCGTGCAGGCGGGGCTCGATGGACGCTTCCAGGAAAGCGCGATCCTGCGCGCGCTGGGTGCGGGAAGGCGCCTGGTGCTCGGCAGCCTGATCATCGAGTTCGCGCTGCTGGGGCTGTTTGCGGGCCTGCTTGCCA